TTATTTTCCCGTGATCTTCTCTCTGCTGTTTGTGGCTTTCCAAGGAGCTCCAGAAACAGGTAGGCACCACTTGTGAATCTTTCTGCTCCAACGCAGCGCTGTTCTCGCTTCTGTTTTTCGtccttcttttttattactgCAGCTCGAACAGCAAGTGCCTTGCAATTACTTCTGTGTcccagtaaaagaaataaaatacaaccTACTACAATAGAATACCCCATAGCTTCAAAAAAACGTTGTAGCAATATTGCAGAGAAGCTACAACTGAGGCAAAGATATATTTGAAAAAACGTGTGTTTGGGGTTACATGGTGCATTTAGGAGCTTATCCAAACGCTGTCTTGATAGTGTGttaatgtgtaaaatatttaaacactCCAGCTTAAAGCCGAGGAATTTTATTCAGGTCATGCAAGCACAATGTGAGCAGTGAAATCACCTGCCGATCAACCGTGTGCTGAGTAACCCCGCAGGCGGTTTCAGGGCGAAgcacatgttttctttaaaatttgtcaCTATTGACTTAAGGTTTCATTTGGCAGATTTTTGGCATCCTCAAACAGTGTGAGCTCTATTTTCAGTTGTATTCACCTGTCCTGGGAGGGGAGCTGGGATCATTCCTGCCTGATTAAGGAATTAGACAGTATGGGCGAATCTGCTTGTTTCCCCTCCCACCCTAATTTTTTAGGGTcagtgcacttttttttttttttttttgtcttttcatgaccTTAACCAAAGAGAAGGGATGCCAAAGGGCTGAAACCCCTGGAATGTGCCTGATCTtttgaaatgaacaaaatcaggCAGATAAGCGGCAGGGCTTAATTTTCAATGGAAAGGGAAGATGCTGTATTGAGCCAGAGGGAGGTGTCATGTCCCATGCAAGCCATGCTGCCCCAAAATTCTGAATTCTGAACCCACAGAGCACTTCCCTAGGTCCCCGCGCTGtagctttgctttcttccttggcaACTTGTCTCCTATGGGCAGTGGCCTCTACAAAAGTTAATTTCTCTTCTGTGTCTAGTCATTTTCTGGGTATTCTGCTTTCTACCTAATGCCAAAGGCACCCATAGGTCATCTAGACTACTCTGTGCCCCTGGGAAGTAGTAGTTACCCCTAAAGGAAAGGTTATCCTGAGTAGGGAAGTGGCCTCAAAGCTGAGAATAGGCAGTCTATCTTACTTATCTGTGGCCACATGCCAAGTTAACTCCTGTGAGAGCTGTGCCATCCTAAGTCTCAGGCGTGGGCTCCCCCAAGATTCCACCAGACAGCATCCCCTCCAAAGCGCCTTCAAAAGCCTGGGAagtcctttcctgtctcctctctctctctctctctctctctctctctctctctctctctctctgtgtgtgtgtgtgtgtgtgtgtgtgtgtgtgtgtgtgtgtgtgtgtgtgtgtgtgtgtgtaatctccCTGCAGGTGAATAAGCCAGCCAGGGAACGGGTGAAGTCCCATTAAGCaaggagaacaaagaaagccctttccttctgtttgtgtttctggcTAAAGGCAGTTGTACTCCTTGTCTGCTTCTATTTGCGCTGCTAGATCTGGCCTGAATACTATGATGCAGGTGTTCTGGACATCAGAGAGAGACCCATATCaaccctctgtttctcttcacagcCGTCTTGGGAGCAGAACTCAGCACCCGGGCTGAGAATGGAGGGTACAGCCCTACTCCTAGCACATCCTGGAGACCCCGTAGGTCCAAGCGTTGTTCCTGTTCCTCCTTGATGGACAAGGAGTGTGTCTACTTCTGCCACTTGGACATCATCTGGGTCAACACTCCCGAGTAAGTCTCTAGAGGGCATTGTAACTCTAGGCATCTTTGACTGCTCCGGGGAGCTCTGGGCTTTAGCATTGCTGAGGACAAGAAAGTGCCTCCCAAGGGGGGATGATACTGAGATACATCAGCTTAGTGTTAGCCATCTAGGAGAGGGCTTTCTGAGGTGCTGGGAGCCAGGCTGCTTACTGTAGAACAGATGGAAGGGCCTGAGGACAAGCAGGAAGGTGTTGCACATTTCAAGACAAGAAAGGAATAGAGGGACTTAGCAGGAGGCTCTCACTTGGGTTTTCAGGACCTAATAGTCCAGTTTCTGTGTAGGCTAGTCTACCCTTTACTTCTCCAAGGGCCACATTGCCATCTATTCCAGAGGAGAGATGGGGTGGTGTAATAGAGAGTTAGAGtgcttttgttttacttatgGAAAAACTGAGAGACAAAATGTTGAAGTCACACATGAAGAAATGAGCTGGTAGCAGGGGCAGAGCAGAGTTCTGAGCTTCCAGCTTCTCTCCTTGTCATTAGAAAGCTTCATTTCAAGGCAGAGACTGGAGCACAAGCTATAGGTTTCCCTTCTCCCTTTGAGTGGACCAAGGGTATTTCACCCTCGGCCCCCAACACTAGTCCACTCATCAGAAGCAATCCTaagaaagaacaaacacattTATTCTGTCCACAATGGCTGGCCAAATTCCAAACCAAACCAGACCCAAACCGCTGTGGACCTAATCTTTAGCTGTGGTTCTACCAAGGAGAGGGTGACATTCCTTGCTGTGAGAACTGAAGTGGATTCATTGCAAGTGCTTGGGTAGCATTTTGGCGCTAAGCCCTTCATACTCAGTGAGATTTTACCAATCTTGAGGAGCACTGTCCCAGTATGCCTTGATGCACCAGATAGCATGTCTGGCATTATCATCACACATGACTGAAGTAGAAAATCTTGTGTTATGGTTTTGCTTCTGCCCCGTAGTTTTCCTTCTTCCACCCATATCACGtgctagaaaaggaagaaaacacaaagcagaaaCCCAAACAGAGGTGTTGTAATTTCAttgaattagagaaaaaaaaaaaaagaagcttgtgTTCTTCCATTTGGGGACATTCACTGGGGGGCACTGAAGGGTAAACATGCCAAATAGCTTCCACACTTTCCCATCATGAGCTGTCCCAATGCTGTCAGAGTTGTATGACCAAAGAATGTGTTATTATAATAAAGACTATTAATTAAGCTAatatcttttccttctctctttctgtattaGGCGTGTTGTTCCATATGGACTGGGAAGCCCTTCCAGGTCCAAGCGTTCCCTGAAGGACTTACTTTCTCCAAAGACCACAGACCACGGGAATAGGTGTCAGTGTGCTCAGCAAAAAGACAGGAAGTGCTGGAATTTCTGCCAAGGAGGAAAAGAACTCAGGTGAGCAGAAGCCCCTCTACCTGTCAGAGAGTTGTGCAACCCACTGGCCTTCTTCCTATGAAACTGTCTTTTCACTGTAGAGACAGTAGCAGAGGCCTGGAGAGTCAAGGTGAGCCTCAACGTGCCCTTGCTAAAATGCTTTCCCTGTGTGTCTTAACCCAGAGCCCAAAACACCATGCAGAAAGGCTTAGAAgacttcaagaaaagaaaagcctgttCCAAGCTGGGCAAGAAGTGTATCAACCAGCAACtggtagaagaaagaaaaataagaaggtAAGAGGCTCATGATGACCACTGGCCCTGGACAGCAATGCTAATGCCTCCCTTCCTAGTGGGAAAAGGCTCTTGTACAGGACCAAATTGTCGTGGTCTGTGGACTTAAAAGAGCAAAGGGCTCTTCAAATACTCGGGCCTTGAGTGCAGACACCTGCCCCTTGTGTCTTAGCACACACTGGCCTATAGGTGGACCACACTGAGAGGAGGCTTTGGAATTTGAACATATCCAGGCTTTTCTTCTCTGGTTTTTATGTTCTGCTTGCCTCAAGAAGCTAAAAAATCGGGTCAAGGAAAAAGAcattgaaaaatatttacatgtattaCCCAAAACGTAGCAGTTAATTATTCAAATggccaaaggaaaataaagccaTTAGGTAAGGTTGGTGAGATTTAGAACATGCTGTTTTTCAGGTTTATTCCATTACCATTGCTTAAATATGGAAATTGGAAGAGCCATGCCACTTCTCTTGCTTCCTATGACCCAGGAGAGAGCTGGATTAGGCAATCCCATAGGGGGGCTACAAGAAGCTTTTTGATGATCCTTACAGAGTCTAAACTTTTGAAACTGAGAAGATGGGGGTGTTAAGGGACTCTTGTTCAGACTTGTCACAATGCTCCTATCTCTAGAAGCTTTCCCAAGAAATCCAGGGGCAAGGTGTTCTGAGACCAAAGTGTTCTGATCCCAGTATGGCATCAGGGAGGGACTGCAGAGCTGGTTACTGCTCCTGTGCTGGAAGGCCACAGTTAGCTCCCTTCACCCCTGCCACCTTGGGTTTGCTCTCCACTAGGTCACAGTTGCTGAGTTACCTGAAGACCAGTACCAGTTTGTTACTTTGTCTGATATCAACTACTAACTTGATGCTACAGTTCTTCATCTGTTCtgtctcataaacacacacacacacacacacacacacacacacacacacacacacacacacacacattaaattacattaaattatACATTTTCAACTGTTATCAACTATTCCCTTATTCTTCTTTCCATCCACCTGCTAACTTCCATTTCTTATATGATTTAGAAGGTGCCAATGTGCCACTTCTCCACAGAAGCAGAGGTTGGAGCTGTTCAAACATAGTATTTAGTACCAGAGTCCTCTTAGGCTGCTCATAGGATCCCTCTCTGCAATACTAGGCAGAAATGGCAGGGTTTATTCTCAGTAGTCATAGATACTGCTTGAGGATTTATCAAAGAGTAACACACTGTCACACCTTATAAAAGGCTAGGAACTAGAATTAATGTGTTTGTGTCAAATTCTAAATTTAGATGTTTCCTTAGCCAAggagtgatttctttctttgtgtatgtgcttaagtaacatttattttctcttgtctTGTTTTAATAGGTTGGAGGCCATCACCAATAGCATCAAGACATCTTTTCGTGTTGCAAAGTTGAAAGCTGATCTCTATAGAGACCAGAAGTTGACACACAACCGAGCACACTGACTACCGAgcttccctgtgttttggaagCCGTCAAGTCCATAGAGCAAGCCCATGGCCAACTCTGCACTCTCCATGCTGGCTGGGTTCTCAAAAAGAACATCCATCCCACTTCTACAGTTTCTAGTTTCAGACTGGCAAGGGACCAGTATCTCTGTTCCAAACATTCCAAGAGAGGTTGAGATGTTCCCCAACCTGTCTTCATTTGCTTCTGCTGGTAGTGACTGCTTTTCGCCCCTTCTCGCTGTTTGGGAATGCCAGCGGACCTCTCAGAGAGCAGAGACATGATGACATTCTAGGGTGGCATCgtccagagaggaaggagattcCACACCAGGGTGGAGTTTCTGAAGAAAGTCCTTAGGGGGTGTTTGTGTCTGACTCAGGCGCCTGGCACATTTCAGGGAGAAACTCCAAAGTCCATGCAAAAATTTTCTGAGGAATGTACAAATTGAAAACATACTCAAAGGACAAAcacttgagtttttaaaaaaaaaaaaaaagaaaaaaaggacaaagattttttttaagttgtaaaaTTCAAAACTCAAAGCAACTGTTACTACTGTACATTAGGATGTGTTTCATGAATATGAGTCTACCTCACCTTACTGCACTGTCATATATATTCCCTACTGTTATTATTCCCTACCTAATTATTGCCTCCCTgtactccctcctctcctgccaccaGGCTCCCCATCCCCTTTACTGAATCCTCGCCTCATAGAAGTCTAGTCTAATGTGTCAGTCAGTAGTAGATGAAACATTTCCATGCTAATCTGCTAACCCTGATCTATGAGAAAAAGGATGACGGACTCTGGCCCCTGCCCTTGACCTTGGGAGATACAATGAATGGCATAGAGTTGCTTGTGAAAGATCTGGAGAGCTGGTTGTGCTATATAGCAGTAAAAGTTTGTTCCTGTATGTAACTGGCTAATGGAAAAGGTTAGATTGAATTTgatgtacttatttttttatagATATTTATATTCAAACAATTTATTCCTTATATTTACCATGTTGAATATATGTCTGGGCAGGCCATATTGgtctatgtatttttttaaaatgtatttctgaatgAAATTGAGAACATGCTTTGTTTTGCCTGTCAAGGTAatgattttagaaaataaatatttttccctACTGTACTTACTTGTGAATTATTTCTGAAAACCTGAAGAAGTGAttattctgaagggaaatggtTAAAGATGGCTTTCTAGGAAGGCTGAAATTAGAAAGAAAGTAGGATGTTGGCTTGACTTAAAAAGGAAACCTGATACGTTTCTTAAAAATTGCCTTTATGGATATTTGTCCTTGCAGGGTCATATAATAGGAAGGAAATAATTATAAAGAAGATATTTGATAGTTACTAATATATGCATTTGTACATAAAAATACTTTTGCACTGTGTTaaggaacacaaaataaaagctttAAGCCCTGTCTTTGAATGGAGTGCAGCCTCTGCTTCTCCTTTACCTGAAGCTATCCCCAGGGAGCTCATCCATTACCCTTGCTTCTCCAGCCATTAGGCGGCAACCAACACTTAAGCTGATGGTGTGGTGAGAGGTGCTTTCTCCATAGTACCGGGCTGGAGGAAATGATGGAAAGATGATCTTACAACGAATGCACCTATACACAGCTCCTCACCCCAGGGGCTGCTATGAGAGCAAGGCCTGCTTGCTCCACGGAGGCTGCCAGTGCCTTTTATTCGCCCAGAGTAAGTATTTTGTTTATCGAGGAACACTGAGAACTGTTGTTTCTTCCAAGCGCAGGACTGGATGAGTGCCCCAGAAGTAAAGACACCAGGAGCTTATTTTAAGACACTACACTGCCTCCTCCCCCTACACTTTCTTTTCTCTGGCTTTGCCAACTACTGGCAGAAACAGTGTTGTAAATGGTCGTATCAGCAAAGACTCAGGAGCTTGATGGGCTTCTGGAGTCTTTGCCACCTTTCTCTGGTAGAGACTGAAGGAACGCCCAGAATTTAACAAACATTAGCTCTCAGTGATTACTGTCGTCCTAACAGTGACACCGTAGGAAGATGTCAAAAGactgtcttctggcctgcatggccAACATCTTGGGCAGCTGACTGCAATTCCTTTTCATCCCCAATTAAATTATTAGCATTTTAAGCACAGTGTCTGGTATATAGGAGAAGTGTGTGTAGAGAGCTATTTTACTTCACC
The DNA window shown above is from Cricetulus griseus strain 17A/GY chromosome 3, alternate assembly CriGri-PICRH-1.0, whole genome shotgun sequence and carries:
- the Edn1 gene encoding endothelin-1, translated to MDYFPVIFSLLFVAFQGAPETAVLGAELSTRAENGGYSPTPSTSWRPRRSKRCSCSSLMDKECVYFCHLDIIWVNTPERVVPYGLGSPSRSKRSLKDLLSPKTTDHGNRCQCAQQKDRKCWNFCQGGKELRAQNTMQKGLEDFKKRKACSKLGKKCINQQLVEERKIRRLEAITNSIKTSFRVAKLKADLYRDQKLTHNRAH